One window of Arthrobacter oryzae genomic DNA carries:
- a CDS encoding ABC transporter substrate-binding protein: protein MQPMSSATAKLAAKAAAILAVGALSLTACGGSSTPAATTAGGVQLINAGKLTVCSDVPYEPFEFQKDGKIVGFDMDIAAEVAKDLKAELSVVDSSFEAIETGTALTGCDVSISSVSITDTRKAVMDFSNPYMDDDLTLVASEASGIKDIDSAKGKKVGVQQATTGAKYAQEKGIDAQQFEDSGLLVQALQAGTIDAALGNQSVLAYAIKDDPKYKRVENYATGEKLGISIKKGNTAMADQVNATLKRLTDDGSLKKYETTWFGEAAK, encoded by the coding sequence ATGCAGCCCATGTCCTCCGCCACGGCAAAGCTGGCCGCCAAGGCAGCCGCAATCCTCGCCGTCGGCGCCCTTTCCCTCACGGCCTGCGGCGGCAGCTCCACCCCCGCTGCTACCACCGCAGGCGGCGTCCAGCTCATCAACGCCGGCAAGCTGACCGTTTGCTCCGACGTTCCCTACGAGCCGTTCGAATTCCAGAAGGACGGCAAGATCGTCGGCTTCGACATGGACATCGCCGCCGAGGTTGCCAAGGACCTGAAGGCCGAACTCAGCGTTGTGGACAGCTCCTTCGAGGCCATCGAGACCGGCACCGCGCTCACAGGCTGCGATGTCTCCATCTCCTCGGTCTCCATCACGGACACCCGCAAGGCCGTCATGGACTTCTCCAACCCGTACATGGACGACGACCTGACTCTGGTGGCCAGCGAAGCGTCCGGCATCAAGGACATCGACAGCGCCAAGGGCAAGAAGGTGGGCGTCCAGCAAGCCACCACCGGCGCCAAGTATGCGCAAGAAAAGGGCATCGACGCACAGCAGTTCGAGGACTCGGGCCTCCTGGTGCAGGCTCTCCAGGCCGGCACCATCGACGCCGCACTGGGCAACCAGTCCGTCCTGGCGTACGCCATCAAGGACGACCCTAAGTACAAGCGCGTGGAGAACTACGCCACGGGCGAGAAGCTGGGCATCTCCATCAAAAAGGGCAACACGGCCATGGCTGACCAGGTCAACGCCACGCTCAAGCGCCTGACCGATGACGGCTCCCTGAAGAAGTACGAGACCACCTGGTTCGGCGAAGCCGCCAAGTAG
- a CDS encoding amino acid ABC transporter permease yields the protein MAMTARQRAKVSLYVQAGIFVVAVAALILATDWKTIGTSVFNFAKIGPMFPDIFLVGLKNTLIYTALGFIVGLSGGLLLALMKLSSFPLYRWIATGYIEFFRGIPALLVFIAFGYGVPLAFGVQWNVTVVVMISLGMVAAAYIAETLRAGLQAVPKGQLEAARSLGMPQWRAMVSIVIPQAFRIVLPPLTNEVILLTKDSSLIYVLGLTASQYELTKFGRDGISSLGAGLTPLLVAGAFYLVITIPLSLLARKFESRSARTKR from the coding sequence ATGGCAATGACCGCACGTCAACGAGCCAAAGTCAGCCTCTACGTCCAGGCCGGAATCTTCGTTGTGGCTGTGGCCGCTCTGATTCTGGCCACGGACTGGAAAACCATCGGCACCAGCGTCTTCAACTTCGCCAAGATCGGCCCGATGTTCCCGGACATCTTCCTTGTGGGCTTGAAGAACACCCTGATCTACACGGCCTTGGGCTTCATCGTGGGCCTGTCCGGCGGCCTGCTCCTGGCCCTCATGAAGCTCTCCAGCTTCCCGCTCTACCGCTGGATCGCCACCGGCTACATCGAGTTCTTCCGCGGCATTCCCGCCCTGCTGGTGTTCATCGCCTTCGGCTACGGTGTTCCGCTGGCCTTCGGCGTGCAGTGGAACGTGACCGTCGTGGTGATGATTTCGCTGGGCATGGTGGCCGCGGCCTACATCGCAGAAACGCTCCGCGCCGGCCTGCAGGCGGTGCCCAAGGGGCAGCTCGAAGCCGCCCGGTCGCTGGGCATGCCGCAGTGGCGGGCCATGGTGTCCATCGTGATCCCGCAGGCCTTCCGGATTGTGCTGCCGCCGCTGACCAACGAGGTCATCCTCCTGACCAAGGACTCCTCGCTGATCTACGTGCTGGGCCTGACCGCCTCGCAGTACGAGCTCACCAAGTTCGGCCGCGACGGCATCTCCAGCCTGGGCGCAGGGCTCACCCCGCTCCTCGTGGCGGGCGCCTTCTACCTGGTGATCACCATCCCGCTGAGCCTTTTGGCCCGGAAGTTCGAAAGCCGCTCCGCGCGGACGAAGCGATAG
- a CDS encoding amino acid ABC transporter ATP-binding protein, protein MNDVVHNSPGAAGASGSVQAAGVSLKDLRKSYGSNEVLKGISLEVAPGEVVCLIGPSGSGKSTLLRCVNLLEQPNEGTIHVGGFEATDPDVDIDRMRRKVGMVFQQFNLFPHLNALQNCTIAQTKVLKRGQAEADKVAHANLERVGLGHLSDRFPDQLSGGQQQRVAIARALSMDPELMLFDEPTSALDPETVGDVLSVMRNLAKEGMTMLVVTHEMGFAREVADRVVFMDGGVVVEEGVAEQVISAPTQSRTKEFLKRVLDPTHIDISE, encoded by the coding sequence ATGAACGACGTCGTACACAACTCCCCCGGTGCCGCCGGCGCCAGCGGATCCGTGCAGGCCGCCGGAGTTTCCCTCAAGGACCTCCGCAAGTCCTACGGCTCCAACGAAGTCCTCAAGGGCATCAGCCTGGAGGTCGCTCCCGGCGAGGTTGTCTGCCTGATCGGCCCGTCCGGTTCCGGCAAGTCCACCCTGCTGCGCTGCGTGAACCTGCTGGAGCAGCCCAACGAGGGCACCATCCACGTGGGCGGCTTCGAGGCCACCGACCCGGACGTGGACATCGATCGGATGCGCCGCAAGGTGGGCATGGTGTTCCAGCAGTTCAACCTGTTCCCGCACCTGAACGCCCTGCAGAACTGCACCATCGCGCAGACCAAGGTGCTCAAGCGCGGGCAGGCGGAGGCGGACAAGGTGGCGCACGCCAACCTGGAACGCGTGGGCCTGGGCCACCTCTCCGACCGTTTCCCGGACCAGCTCTCCGGCGGCCAGCAGCAGCGCGTGGCCATTGCCCGGGCGCTGAGCATGGACCCTGAGCTCATGCTGTTCGATGAGCCCACGTCGGCCCTGGACCCGGAAACCGTGGGCGATGTCCTGTCCGTCATGCGGAACCTGGCCAAGGAAGGCATGACCATGCTGGTGGTGACCCACGAGATGGGCTTCGCCCGCGAAGTGGCCGACCGTGTGGTGTTCATGGACGGCGGCGTGGTGGTGGAGGAGGGCGTGGCCGAGCAGGTCATCAGCGCCCCCACGCAATCCCGCACCAAGGAATTCCTGAAGCGCGTGCTGGACCCGACGCACATCGACATCTCGGAGTAG
- a CDS encoding type IV toxin-antitoxin system AbiEi family antitoxin domain-containing protein, which produces MPDFPILLLARDCGLHGLTAKDLAKRVRSGALVRIRHGVYADGAAWRELKDWQKYRLQVRAAGEMFEKPTIFARHSAASVWGVPTIGVSHPVQALTLTNDGGRSRAVVRRHFAAPSGLEVVRREGLLVTSRLRTVLDLAAFTPFAEAVVPLDHVLRPGAAAQLPALSKDDIRAGMGSIYSTTRQRRILAALDFADARSASAGESYSRSLLHLAGFEAPVLQQEFRDEQGLIGYADFYWKRARVVGEFDGEEKYLKPEYLRGRTPSQVVVEEKYREDRIRAIGFTVVRWVWADLMQPGRLERKLAAGGVPRRRARSADFDARNVP; this is translated from the coding sequence ATGCCGGACTTCCCGATCCTTCTCCTGGCCCGCGACTGCGGGCTGCACGGGCTTACCGCCAAGGACCTAGCGAAGCGGGTGCGCTCCGGCGCCCTGGTCAGGATTCGCCATGGCGTTTACGCGGACGGGGCAGCTTGGCGGGAACTGAAAGACTGGCAGAAGTATAGGTTGCAGGTTCGCGCGGCCGGGGAGATGTTCGAAAAGCCCACCATTTTTGCCAGGCACTCAGCGGCAAGTGTGTGGGGAGTTCCCACCATTGGCGTCTCTCACCCTGTTCAAGCACTGACCCTGACGAACGACGGCGGGAGGTCACGGGCGGTGGTCAGGCGCCACTTCGCGGCCCCGTCCGGCTTGGAAGTGGTCCGGCGGGAGGGCTTGCTCGTCACGTCCCGGCTCCGCACAGTCCTGGATCTGGCTGCGTTCACCCCCTTCGCCGAGGCTGTGGTCCCGCTGGACCATGTACTTCGGCCGGGCGCTGCCGCACAGTTGCCCGCCCTGAGCAAAGACGACATCAGGGCGGGAATGGGATCAATCTATAGCACGACCAGACAGCGCAGGATACTCGCGGCATTGGACTTCGCTGATGCCCGATCCGCTTCCGCGGGGGAGTCCTACAGCCGTTCGCTCCTCCACTTGGCGGGTTTTGAAGCGCCGGTCCTCCAGCAGGAATTTAGGGACGAACAGGGTTTGATCGGTTACGCCGACTTCTACTGGAAGCGGGCCAGGGTGGTTGGTGAGTTTGACGGCGAGGAGAAGTACCTCAAGCCGGAGTATCTCAGGGGTCGCACGCCGTCCCAGGTCGTGGTCGAAGAAAAATACCGCGAGGACCGGATCCGCGCTATCGGGTTCACCGTGGTCCGGTGGGTGTGGGCCGACCTGATGCAGCCGGGCCGGCTGGAGCGCAAGTTGGCTGCGGGCGGGGTGCCCCGCCGTCGTGCCCGTTCAGCGGATTTCGACGCGCGAAATGTCCCATGA
- the menD gene encoding 2-succinyl-5-enolpyruvyl-6-hydroxy-3-cyclohexene-1-carboxylic-acid synthase: protein MTSENPLDPLNSYAAAEDAPLSEGEPAGTPTESVSGTPTAIEAARVAVKTLLDGGVRYVVVSPGSRSAPMAYALAEADAAGRVELLVRIDERSAGFTALGLALSTGAPVAVLTTSGTAVGNLMPAVMEANHAAVPLVVLSADRPDELRGTGANQTTVQLDLFGEHVRFAVDVPAGTDPQRAVETALSAATGVFEDTPPGPVQLNLAFRDPLVPASGDHLPEAAGRRTWQIGRGPEPLTLPPAPATLEERRTVVLAGHDAGPVAEAFARAHGLPLLAEPSSNSRFGPNAIGPYRLLLEHFGPDSAQPIERVVLFGRPTLSRPVAQLLGRADVPSALYQPLPVAWYEPGRRTELPLDNLSDLADFSGRGSAAWLDAWLLAGAAAQHALDRVLSGEPAPTGPAVGALVWQHTRGQLMLGSSNGIRDVDLAGQPAPEPHATVFANRGLAGIDGTISTATGIAWGGRQETTLLVGDVTFLHDAGGLLLGFAENDPLLRIVVLNDSGGAIFNLLEHGAVQESGTYGNAVERLFGTPHSVDIAALAAAYGVEHCSVSTTAALADALAAPRQGRSIIEVRTDRQGLRELHARIKAAVGEAARGALG from the coding sequence GTGACTTCTGAGAACCCGCTGGACCCGCTCAACTCCTACGCCGCCGCCGAGGATGCCCCCCTCTCCGAAGGCGAGCCCGCAGGCACCCCCACCGAATCGGTCTCCGGCACCCCCACCGCGATCGAGGCCGCCAGGGTCGCCGTCAAAACCCTGCTCGACGGCGGTGTCCGGTATGTCGTGGTCTCGCCGGGTTCCCGGTCGGCCCCCATGGCCTACGCCCTCGCGGAGGCCGACGCCGCCGGCCGGGTGGAACTCCTGGTCCGGATCGACGAGCGCTCGGCCGGGTTCACGGCCCTTGGCCTGGCCCTGTCCACGGGAGCGCCGGTTGCCGTGCTCACCACGTCCGGCACCGCCGTCGGGAACCTGATGCCGGCCGTGATGGAGGCCAACCATGCCGCTGTTCCGCTGGTGGTGCTCTCCGCGGACCGGCCCGACGAGCTGCGGGGGACCGGCGCCAACCAGACCACCGTCCAGCTGGACCTCTTCGGCGAGCACGTCCGGTTCGCCGTCGACGTTCCCGCCGGAACGGACCCGCAACGCGCAGTGGAAACCGCCCTGAGCGCCGCCACAGGGGTGTTTGAGGACACCCCGCCCGGGCCCGTGCAGCTGAACCTGGCCTTCCGTGATCCGCTGGTCCCGGCGTCCGGCGACCACCTCCCGGAGGCAGCGGGCCGGAGGACGTGGCAGATCGGCCGCGGCCCCGAGCCGCTCACCCTCCCGCCGGCGCCGGCCACGCTGGAGGAGCGCCGCACGGTGGTGCTGGCAGGGCACGACGCCGGGCCCGTCGCCGAAGCTTTCGCCCGCGCCCACGGCCTGCCGCTGCTGGCCGAGCCGTCGTCGAACTCGCGCTTCGGGCCCAACGCCATCGGCCCGTACCGGTTGCTGCTGGAGCACTTCGGCCCGGATTCCGCCCAGCCGATCGAGCGCGTCGTGCTGTTCGGCCGGCCAACCCTGTCCCGTCCCGTGGCTCAGCTGCTGGGCCGCGCCGACGTGCCCTCGGCCCTGTACCAGCCGCTTCCCGTGGCCTGGTACGAGCCGGGCCGCCGGACCGAGCTCCCGCTGGACAACCTCAGCGACCTCGCCGACTTCTCCGGCCGCGGCTCCGCGGCGTGGCTGGACGCCTGGCTCCTGGCCGGTGCCGCCGCCCAGCATGCGCTCGACCGCGTGTTGTCCGGCGAACCGGCACCGACGGGACCGGCCGTGGGCGCGCTGGTGTGGCAGCACACGCGCGGGCAGCTGATGCTGGGGTCCTCCAACGGCATCCGCGACGTGGACCTCGCCGGCCAGCCCGCCCCCGAACCCCATGCCACCGTCTTCGCCAACCGCGGCCTCGCCGGGATCGACGGCACCATCTCCACCGCGACGGGCATCGCGTGGGGCGGCCGGCAGGAAACCACCCTGCTGGTTGGCGATGTGACCTTCCTGCACGACGCCGGCGGCCTCCTCCTGGGCTTCGCCGAAAACGATCCGCTGCTGCGCATCGTGGTCCTCAACGACTCCGGCGGCGCCATCTTCAACCTCCTCGAACACGGCGCCGTGCAGGAGTCCGGAACGTACGGGAACGCCGTCGAACGGCTCTTCGGCACTCCCCACTCAGTGGACATCGCGGCACTCGCCGCAGCGTACGGCGTCGAACATTGCTCGGTAAGTACGACGGCGGCACTCGCCGATGCACTCGCCGCACCGCGCCAGGGACGCAGCATCATTGAGGTGCGCACGGACCGGCAGGGCCTTAGGGAGCTGCACGCGCGCATCAAGGCGGCGGTAGGGGAAGCAGCGCGGGGCGCGCTGGGGTAG
- a CDS encoding LacI family DNA-binding transcriptional regulator has protein sequence MNRKATALDVAKLAGVSRSAVSLVLNGRGNGNVALESQQRIREAAAALNYSPNKIALSLRNQQSRVIGIVSDQVVTSPFDGNIIAGADAVARSHGFVTIVMDTELDESRDESAVETLLDRQVDGLMYVTVGLRPLHVPPNMARVPSILANCFDDRPEAGLPAVIPDEVRGGREAAGHVMSLGHRDIAFLAGDSLTPAAPRRIEGYREAFGSAGIPVNEDRVIQVGWDTDAGFHGAMKLLDGVDPASRPTAILCANDRLAIGVVLACYRLGLSIPQDVSVMGYDDEFRIAKTMVPALSTMALPLREMGAEAMTALLAEVGSAPNGKHDDGGTAPGAAAGTGTGTGGETMVPCRLVVRDSTGPVPAGR, from the coding sequence ATGAACCGCAAGGCCACCGCACTCGACGTCGCCAAGCTGGCGGGGGTCTCGCGCAGCGCTGTGTCGCTCGTGCTCAACGGGCGGGGCAACGGCAACGTGGCCCTCGAAAGCCAGCAGCGCATCCGGGAGGCCGCGGCCGCGCTCAACTACTCGCCCAACAAAATCGCCCTGAGCCTGCGCAATCAGCAGTCGCGGGTCATCGGGATCGTGTCGGACCAGGTGGTCACCAGCCCGTTCGACGGCAACATCATCGCCGGGGCGGACGCCGTGGCACGGTCGCACGGCTTTGTGACCATCGTGATGGACACGGAGCTGGATGAGTCCCGGGACGAAAGCGCCGTGGAAACCCTGCTGGACCGCCAGGTGGACGGTCTGATGTACGTCACCGTGGGCCTGCGTCCGCTGCATGTGCCGCCGAACATGGCACGCGTCCCATCGATCCTGGCCAACTGCTTTGACGACCGGCCCGAAGCAGGCCTTCCGGCAGTCATCCCGGACGAGGTCCGCGGCGGGCGGGAAGCCGCCGGGCACGTCATGTCCCTGGGCCACCGGGACATTGCGTTCCTCGCCGGGGACTCCCTCACCCCCGCGGCGCCCCGCCGGATCGAGGGCTACCGCGAGGCCTTCGGCAGCGCCGGCATCCCCGTGAACGAGGACCGGGTCATCCAAGTGGGCTGGGACACCGACGCCGGATTCCACGGCGCCATGAAACTCCTCGACGGCGTGGACCCGGCCAGCCGCCCCACCGCGATCCTGTGCGCCAACGACCGTCTGGCCATCGGCGTCGTTCTCGCCTGCTACCGGCTGGGCCTCAGCATCCCGCAGGATGTGTCGGTCATGGGCTACGACGACGAATTCCGCATCGCCAAGACCATGGTGCCCGCACTCAGCACCATGGCCCTGCCGCTTCGGGAGATGGGCGCGGAGGCCATGACGGCGCTGCTCGCCGAGGTGGGGTCCGCCCCGAACGGAAAGCACGACGACGGCGGCACGGCTCCCGGCGCCGCCGCCGGTACCGGCACTGGTACCGGCGGCGAGACGATGGTGCCCTGCCGCCTGGTGGTCCGGGATTCCACGGGCCCCGTCCCGGCCGGGCGCTAA
- a CDS encoding glycoside hydrolase family 32 protein → MPSPDLAAVHFDDVAAAHPDPAFPRFHPRPAQGWINDPNGISYINGRYHVFFQYNPDSARHHRIAWGHVSSADLVRWEEHPVALRPQPGGPDEYGCWTGVVTDDGGVPTAAYSGVRGDGGHSQVVIARGSSDLVHWEQTGHVAATMPADGEVTAVRDPFIFRFNGKRYAMQGAGLASGHAALLLYTVEDMSDWKYQGIWLTSENPVAAESTPAEIWECPQLVRVPDNAAGGAGAAGDSGTWLMMFSLWLSGDAHEHANGVGHLVGSLTEDPATGLPVFTPRGGGKSDLGRDFYAPQVVALEDRALLWGWANEGPGRDGRRGRSQDDIEAAGWAGVLTFPRELSVVDGALAVNPAPEIEAYRGAMLASGAGGTVVLPPFAEAVVTGAEASGARDAVVELLLVGDGTRQTVFSGTVGPGEELRVFVDASLVEVYRSGSVATTLRAYPAAGEEWQLHLPAGATAEVWELSQPS, encoded by the coding sequence ATGCCCTCCCCGGACCTCGCCGCCGTCCACTTCGACGACGTCGCCGCCGCCCACCCCGACCCCGCCTTCCCCCGGTTCCACCCGCGACCCGCGCAGGGCTGGATCAACGACCCCAACGGCATCAGCTACATCAACGGCCGGTACCACGTGTTCTTCCAGTACAACCCGGACTCCGCCCGACACCACCGGATCGCCTGGGGCCACGTGAGCTCCGCCGACCTGGTGCGCTGGGAGGAGCACCCGGTGGCGCTGCGCCCCCAGCCCGGCGGTCCGGATGAGTACGGCTGCTGGACCGGTGTGGTGACGGACGACGGCGGTGTTCCCACCGCTGCGTACTCGGGCGTCCGCGGCGACGGCGGCCACTCACAGGTGGTCATCGCCCGCGGCTCTTCGGACCTGGTCCACTGGGAGCAGACCGGCCACGTGGCGGCTACCATGCCCGCCGACGGGGAGGTCACCGCGGTCCGCGATCCGTTCATCTTCCGGTTCAACGGCAAGCGGTACGCCATGCAGGGCGCCGGCCTGGCCAGCGGGCACGCCGCGTTGCTGCTGTACACGGTGGAGGACATGTCCGACTGGAAGTACCAGGGCATCTGGCTGACCTCGGAGAACCCGGTGGCTGCCGAATCCACGCCGGCCGAGATCTGGGAATGCCCGCAGCTGGTCCGTGTGCCGGACAATGCCGCCGGCGGTGCCGGGGCTGCCGGCGACTCCGGAACCTGGCTCATGATGTTCTCGCTCTGGCTCTCCGGCGATGCGCACGAACACGCCAACGGCGTGGGCCACCTGGTCGGTTCCCTGACCGAGGACCCGGCCACCGGGCTGCCCGTATTCACGCCCCGGGGCGGCGGAAAGTCGGACCTGGGCCGCGACTTCTACGCTCCGCAGGTGGTAGCGCTGGAGGACCGTGCCCTGCTGTGGGGCTGGGCCAATGAAGGCCCGGGCCGCGACGGACGCCGCGGCCGCAGCCAGGACGACATCGAGGCAGCCGGCTGGGCAGGTGTCCTGACCTTCCCGCGCGAGCTCTCGGTGGTGGACGGCGCCCTTGCCGTCAACCCCGCCCCCGAAATCGAGGCCTACCGGGGAGCGATGCTGGCCAGCGGTGCCGGAGGGACCGTTGTGCTTCCGCCGTTTGCCGAGGCCGTGGTGACCGGTGCTGAAGCCTCGGGCGCCAGGGACGCCGTCGTCGAACTCCTGCTCGTGGGGGACGGCACGCGGCAGACTGTGTTCAGCGGAACCGTCGGGCCGGGGGAGGAGCTGCGGGTCTTCGTGGATGCCTCGCTGGTGGAGGTGTACCGAAGCGGTTCCGTGGCCACGACCCTGCGCGCCTACCCGGCGGCCGGCGAAGAGTGGCAGCTGCACCTTCCGGCCGGCGCGACGGCGGAGGTCTGGGAGCTGAGCCAGCCCTCCTAA